In Halobacterium sp. R2-5, one DNA window encodes the following:
- a CDS encoding DUF5591 domain-containing protein: MASFRVKTVGDDGYGRLGELEVTNGPVETPALFPVVNMIGGTTEKSGGVWRRMRDHLIKKDHLQGIMFQAMSFTDYGVSPENLNDFWRPQTFQERFDDLNAPIFIDSGGFKLMNSNTFGEAPEKGGVPNEWGLYTDPKSILGLQLDFGADIVATLDYPIPPNLKDEEKTERMKRSIESAVECLQIMDDPGLLEENFDINSRAADRLRERKAAGEEPSVYIALHGHDYETINWYVARFLQRVEDLSVESSFEGFAIGSLVPLRDSMDILVDIVQGAKDAIPESRADELGLHVFGVGGKQVGLLSLLGVDTFDCSTHMQTARYKKYLHPETWAHHKLEDLRNHLNDDGSFPCDLPNCRLCNSDDVDYELLLEELNTDLTYEERQERKDNDEWIKSDYYAALARHNFEVYNQELTRVRDAIRDGRLLEYVISFAREHEDIKRGLKEAQLRNKELRAEIESRGAYDLLPGSTLTSDQSKLSRWDAGVDASSDSQQISLKHTPNDFNILAQSYSPPADKNILLLVPCSQKKPYSKSRTHSVLYDKLAGHTEDIYKVTISGMYGPVPEEYEREDPILEYDYVLAKEDEEQIELITDRVRQYLEVYGSQFDEIIGYVTSKTYRTVIENAFEAYGRGNVYPEDPQAMQLTEFFRNTNIQELIDHLERQKIDAEAEQ, translated from the coding sequence ATGGCATCGTTCCGCGTGAAGACTGTTGGTGACGATGGTTACGGGCGCCTCGGTGAACTCGAGGTCACGAACGGCCCCGTCGAAACACCGGCGTTGTTCCCCGTCGTCAATATGATCGGCGGTACTACTGAGAAGTCCGGTGGCGTTTGGCGGCGGATGCGTGACCACCTCATTAAGAAGGACCATCTTCAGGGGATTATGTTCCAGGCGATGAGCTTCACCGACTACGGTGTCTCCCCGGAAAATCTCAACGACTTCTGGCGCCCACAAACATTCCAGGAACGGTTCGACGACCTGAATGCGCCGATCTTCATCGACTCCGGCGGATTCAAACTGATGAACTCTAACACGTTTGGTGAAGCACCAGAAAAAGGTGGTGTACCAAACGAATGGGGGCTGTATACTGACCCTAAGAGTATTCTTGGACTACAGCTCGACTTCGGAGCAGACATCGTTGCGACTCTCGATTACCCTATTCCACCGAATCTGAAGGATGAAGAGAAGACTGAGCGGATGAAGCGCAGTATCGAGAGTGCGGTCGAGTGCCTCCAGATCATGGACGACCCCGGGCTCTTGGAGGAAAACTTCGATATCAACTCGCGCGCCGCCGACCGGCTCAGGGAACGGAAAGCGGCTGGAGAGGAACCAAGCGTCTACATCGCCCTCCACGGTCACGATTACGAGACGATCAACTGGTACGTTGCTCGCTTCCTTCAGCGGGTCGAAGACCTCTCCGTGGAGAGTTCCTTCGAGGGATTCGCTATCGGCTCGCTCGTCCCTCTCCGGGACAGCATGGACATTCTGGTCGACATCGTACAGGGCGCCAAAGATGCGATTCCCGAGTCTCGAGCCGACGAACTCGGCTTGCACGTGTTCGGTGTGGGTGGCAAACAAGTTGGCCTCCTCTCCCTCCTTGGTGTCGACACCTTCGACTGCTCGACACACATGCAGACGGCGCGGTACAAGAAGTATCTCCACCCAGAAACCTGGGCGCACCACAAACTTGAGGATCTCCGCAACCATCTGAATGACGATGGCAGTTTCCCGTGCGACCTTCCGAACTGCCGACTCTGTAACAGCGACGACGTCGATTACGAACTCCTCCTCGAAGAGCTCAACACCGACCTGACGTACGAAGAGCGCCAGGAACGCAAAGACAACGACGAATGGATCAAGAGTGACTACTACGCGGCGCTGGCTCGCCACAACTTCGAAGTCTACAACCAAGAGCTCACACGCGTTCGCGACGCCATCCGCGACGGGCGACTGCTCGAATACGTCATCTCGTTCGCCCGAGAGCACGAGGACATCAAACGAGGGCTGAAAGAGGCACAGCTGCGCAACAAAGAGCTTCGAGCAGAGATCGAGTCCCGTGGCGCCTACGACTTGCTTCCTGGGTCTACGCTGACCAGCGACCAGTCGAAGCTCTCCCGGTGGGACGCCGGTGTTGACGCGAGTAGCGACTCTCAACAGATCTCACTGAAACATACACCCAACGACTTCAACATTCTCGCACAGTCATACTCACCACCCGCTGACAAAAACATCCTCCTGCTGGTTCCATGCAGCCAAAAGAAGCCGTACTCGAAGTCACGCACTCACTCCGTACTCTACGACAAACTAGCAGGTCATACGGAAGACATCTACAAGGTCACAATCTCAGGGATGTACGGCCCGGTTCCCGAGGAGTACGAACGTGAGGATCCCATTCTGGAGTACGATTACGTGCTCGCTAAAGAGGACGAGGAACAGATTGAGTTGATCACGGACCGAGTCCGACAGTATCTCGAAGTGTACGGTAGTCAGTTTGATGAAATAATCGGGTACGTCACGAGCAAGACTTATCGGACTGTTATCGAGAACGCCTTCGAAGCATATGGCCGAGGAAACGTCTATCCGGAGGACCCGCAGGCGATGCAGCTTACTGAGTTCTTCAGGAATACAAACATCCAAGAACTCATCGACCACCTAGAACGACAGAAGATCGACGCCGAGGCCGAACAGTAA
- a CDS encoding DNA/RNA helicase domain-containing protein, translated as MRSPTAPLCFPYFTRTPRHARRHQLYGRHHRHPESRPSNTHRHRWRHQSLLRDQRLRLPPVYADNTPVGYITIDTLHARHDETAHADVALNPIHYAHFSTSPPSSPPTKHAGTHPATPTTTPQAADELMKNTYRTLMSRGMKGCYIYCCDNQLHDYLNKRISSVATGNE; from the coding sequence TTGAGGAGTCCAACAGCGCCACTATGTTTTCCATACTTTACGAGAACACCACGGCATGCCCGACGCCACCAACTGTACGGCCGGCACCATCGCCACCCCGAATCCCGCCCATCGAACACCCACAGACACCGCTGGCGACACCAAAGCCTGCTTCGAGACCAACGACTACGACTCCCACCCGTCTACGCCGACAACACCCCCGTCGGCTACATCACTATCGACACCCTCCACGCCCGCCACGACGAAACCGCCCACGCCGACGTCGCCCTCAATCCCATCCACTATGCCCACTTCTCCACGTCACCACCATCATCACCACCCACGAAGCATGCTGGGACGCACCCGGCTACACCAACCACCACACCGCAAGCCGCCGACGAACTCATGAAAAACACCTACCGCACACTCATGAGTCGCGGCATGAAAGGCTGCTACATCTACTGCTGCGACAACCAACTCCACGACTACCTCAACAAACGCATCTCCAGCGTTGCCACCGGCAACGAATAG
- a CDS encoding DUF6884 domain-containing protein encodes MSSLLVQGCSKSKNEPGEPVPALDLYSGFFFKIIKKAKREEEFDEDIDLCILSAEHGLIDPDDEISWYDRRMDANRAADLAPEVKKRIVERADDYERIIVNVGGDYNRALEGVESVLDVPVYFIEGDGIGYKGSILKQLVRGDLEALETNTRTIAPVQ; translated from the coding sequence ATGTCGTCCTTACTGGTACAGGGTTGCTCTAAGTCCAAGAACGAGCCGGGCGAACCGGTGCCGGCTCTGGATTTGTATAGCGGGTTCTTCTTCAAAATCATCAAGAAGGCGAAACGTGAGGAGGAGTTCGACGAAGACATCGATCTCTGTATCCTCTCTGCTGAACACGGCCTGATTGATCCGGACGATGAGATATCGTGGTACGACCGTCGGATGGATGCGAACCGCGCCGCGGACCTCGCACCGGAAGTGAAGAAGAGGATTGTTGAGCGCGCGGACGACTACGAAAGGATAATCGTGAACGTCGGCGGGGACTATAACCGCGCGTTAGAGGGTGTCGAGTCGGTACTCGATGTTCCGGTTTACTTCATCGAAGGGGATGGTATCGGGTACAAGGGAAGCATCCTAAAGCAGTTGGTCAGGGGCGATCTCGAGGCGTTGGAGACGAATACGCGGACCATAGCACCTGTCCAGTGA
- a CDS encoding tRNA-guanine transglycosylase gives MPHAKSTRSFNFDISSTSGDARAGSLHINGTTLETPNLFPVMNFYAGGSERSVYGGGIHRTLKEFMIGADRVGLEPLDRYFDASMMSVSSLTDYNLTRDRFEQYLEMPIKQRELFEPYNGLIFADSGGFKFLNNAEIDGSDFEVEMNQETVYEIQEAIGSDIIVNLDHPIAPDDSHDERIRKAEKTAENIHEFLTLTRDFEGAQYLTLHGYNYSMMNEFLDVITDSVPMGVLREGFDGVALGSLVPKKDNRGDLIQAVTDCREVMDEWGISDWPLHVLGIASRSIPILAALGADTFDSSTHLHNAINGKYNRTLMDQVSIEEADFSQCSCPVCQSDHLVDRMNGNAEYQKDILGPVAMHNLIIQKQELETIRNSIHQDGNDALIEYLEDTFSRDKTMRRFAHQVVNESLGGYF, from the coding sequence ATGCCTCACGCAAAATCTACCCGGTCTTTCAACTTCGACATCAGCTCGACATCCGGTGACGCCCGTGCAGGCTCGTTGCATATAAACGGTACAACGCTCGAAACCCCTAATCTGTTCCCGGTGATGAATTTTTACGCGGGAGGTTCGGAACGGAGTGTTTACGGCGGAGGGATCCATCGAACGCTGAAGGAATTCATGATCGGCGCCGACCGTGTCGGCCTCGAGCCTCTGGACCGCTACTTCGACGCTTCGATGATGTCCGTCTCTTCGCTCACGGACTACAATCTCACCAGAGACCGTTTCGAGCAGTACCTGGAGATGCCGATCAAGCAACGGGAGTTATTCGAGCCGTATAACGGCCTGATCTTCGCAGATTCCGGCGGGTTCAAATTCCTCAACAACGCCGAGATTGACGGTAGCGACTTCGAGGTCGAGATGAATCAGGAGACTGTCTATGAAATCCAGGAAGCTATTGGAAGCGACATCATCGTCAACCTCGATCATCCGATTGCTCCGGACGACTCTCACGACGAACGGATCCGAAAAGCCGAGAAGACAGCGGAAAACATTCACGAGTTTCTCACACTCACTCGGGACTTCGAGGGAGCTCAGTATCTGACACTGCACGGATACAACTATTCGATGATGAACGAATTCCTCGACGTAATCACCGACTCAGTCCCGATGGGCGTGCTCCGCGAAGGGTTCGACGGCGTCGCACTCGGTAGTCTCGTCCCAAAGAAAGACAACCGAGGCGACCTTATTCAGGCTGTCACTGATTGCCGGGAGGTCATGGACGAATGGGGGATCTCGGACTGGCCGCTCCACGTCCTCGGGATTGCAAGTCGTTCCATCCCAATCCTGGCCGCGCTCGGTGCAGACACCTTCGACTCTAGCACCCACCTCCACAATGCGATAAACGGCAAGTACAACCGAACTCTGATGGATCAGGTATCCATTGAGGAGGCCGATTTCAGTCAGTGTTCCTGCCCTGTCTGTCAGTCTGATCATCTGGTCGATCGCATGAACGGGAATGCCGAGTACCAGAAGGATATTCTCGGCCCCGTTGCGATGCACAACCTCATTATTCAGAAGCAGGAACTGGAGACCATCCGGAACAGCATTCACCAGGACGGGAACGATGCCCTCATCGAATACTTAGAAGACACGTTCAGTCGAGACAAAACAATGCGCCGATTCGCTCACCAGGTCGTCAACGAATCCCTCGGAGGGTACTTCTAA
- a CDS encoding ATP-binding protein, whose translation MKKSPKVNEVNEFLEIASDFEDPLEVIRESLSNAYDAHATEVEITIQNRPNGSDIIIEDDGQGMNERDLESFFDLGNSRKTDSIGYKGHGTKIFYKSDRIEVTTIHEGTSYRAVMDKPWEKLNRKELPEYDLTKNEVRPGNPGTKIKITNFRSGQGFAAEELTYNKIHHYLKWKTIAGSTAHHFGDSQREMEITVDLDEEIDDTRDQLTTTNRLEFPDEQHEPDDDMYPAARMCKHYPSEEIDIEYEGGETTLQITGMVGGKEARNELPTYGRHSAQFGIWFAKDHIKVERLNEAISHDNEFIHFFFVANCQDIELSANRETIRNKASPVYRALRDEVEYYISKVTQDPWFKDYLQTRKEGQHRRRSVNQRSSISERRDQVRANGFSPDNQTEVLLAMERATQQTQSSPLRVEDFDPTADIHAIVRQDGKLRNAVVHPELTELFEEDVPLENTEVAICWTRGDPTELQEHERQGYYGANLEFDFDENTLTYHGNSTHHIDIIEVESLIKQKTLAAADD comes from the coding sequence ATGAAAAAGTCGCCAAAAGTCAACGAAGTAAACGAATTTCTCGAGATTGCGAGCGACTTCGAGGACCCGCTCGAAGTCATTCGCGAATCGCTTTCGAATGCATATGACGCTCACGCAACCGAAGTCGAGATAACAATCCAAAACCGGCCGAACGGCTCCGACATTATCATCGAGGACGACGGACAGGGAATGAACGAGCGTGACCTCGAGTCATTCTTCGACCTGGGGAATTCAAGGAAGACCGACTCAATCGGGTACAAGGGCCATGGTACCAAGATCTTCTACAAGAGCGACCGCATCGAGGTCACAACCATCCACGAGGGAACTAGTTACCGCGCGGTGATGGACAAGCCGTGGGAAAAACTGAACCGAAAGGAGCTCCCCGAATACGACCTGACGAAAAACGAGGTCCGTCCGGGTAACCCTGGAACGAAAATCAAAATCACGAACTTCCGATCGGGCCAGGGGTTCGCCGCAGAGGAGCTGACGTACAACAAGATTCACCACTATCTCAAGTGGAAGACAATCGCCGGTTCTACTGCGCACCACTTCGGTGACAGCCAGCGCGAAATGGAGATTACCGTCGATCTCGATGAGGAGATCGATGATACTCGAGATCAGTTAACGACGACGAATCGGCTGGAGTTCCCGGACGAACAACACGAACCGGACGACGACATGTATCCTGCTGCTCGGATGTGTAAACACTACCCGTCGGAGGAAATCGATATCGAGTACGAAGGTGGTGAGACGACGCTACAAATCACGGGAATGGTTGGTGGGAAAGAAGCTCGAAACGAGTTGCCTACGTACGGCCGACACTCGGCTCAGTTCGGCATCTGGTTCGCGAAAGATCACATCAAAGTCGAACGATTGAACGAGGCCATCTCTCACGACAACGAATTCATCCATTTCTTCTTCGTGGCGAACTGCCAGGACATCGAACTCTCTGCGAACCGCGAAACGATACGAAACAAAGCCAGTCCAGTTTACCGAGCACTCCGGGACGAAGTCGAGTACTACATCTCCAAGGTCACGCAGGATCCCTGGTTCAAAGACTACCTCCAGACACGCAAAGAGGGGCAACACCGGCGCCGCTCGGTCAACCAACGTTCATCGATTTCAGAACGCCGAGATCAGGTTCGGGCCAACGGGTTCAGTCCGGACAACCAAACGGAAGTCCTTCTCGCCATGGAACGGGCGACGCAACAAACTCAGTCGTCACCCCTCAGAGTCGAGGACTTCGATCCGACTGCAGACATTCACGCAATTGTCCGGCAGGACGGTAAGCTTCGAAACGCGGTCGTTCATCCAGAACTCACTGAATTATTCGAGGAAGACGTTCCACTCGAGAATACAGAGGTTGCGATTTGCTGGACACGCGGTGATCCGACCGAGTTACAAGAACACGAGCGACAGGGATACTATGGTGCCAATCTCGAATTCGACTTCGACGAGAACACCCTCACGTACCACGGTAACTCTACACACCACATCGACATCATCGAGGTGGAGTCCCTCATCAAGCAAAAGACACTCGCAGCCGCAGACGACTAA
- a CDS encoding DUF262 domain-containing protein, protein MSSRSDVSLAVQKVLRYGERQYDREFDNKDIDAPGILELLDEEIRDSSVETDDFSDYFTSLTRRDLYTEGLLLGAVLNGSYSKFEIPDYQRNYSWDKKQNRQFWHSIRDALSNVGGSDIPEFYMGSMYVADERNTLEIIDGQQRLTTLLLVLLNIRRYLTALEENTDPTSRDDVWDLVEFIIGPECLKDMLYDGRQPVLSPSDIDQPYLELLFQEDASRTVSHAEGIDIESDGRRIGLETVLDKHLGIDPKDINDHLSSSEPGTIYYSKSHERLLHANHTYREEIGKVLGVVNGCIDNTLDASIEQVDGDEVTIKCTTEGYPAMNVDLVVTDGDDIVHRTQTDEVGRETIDLSSFPDASKLIARKHDTSRVFSFSDASSLVSKTDQYEVMDCYSDSEEIRLQIFHNGDPANNTDVSINELEKSTDDDGIVEFSIPEVDDAVDDESEDEPDEDDGSYTLEVLSISVSFDEVDDLQKDEPILEQLCSDPNHRPTLLINIFLMLLHAMRVVYAEFSLSDDEYKIEIFQSLNDRGKDLDVSDIIRARVIASDASNPGDWNEIVKRFSDDDDTVIQFLKNYLIAEQGIENPSEEDVKSLFSLRKVGNPEIESILLGNPDSSLQTLNDYSERYHDIKEAQLPDDTDEINGLHIDDDRDQSLKDECEVVFKHLNRVGNVWEPFVLSVYKNFSDETNQGESMVEILRTVERIIYRYSFFGQDIASTIISDLFPTACQKYNSGNLDKYAPEEVRKMLKRHLPNGLEGDSVINQLVRKEGWTAKKVETLYLKLLEDELLETDTRGTYTSGHFWVNPEADLTVEHIFPQTYVINTDVDAKSAWLEHFFDGVDSAKTIMQKIDNLDPNDPELSEADEDDITDLFVKDIGNMLLLIRSDNSTVKNKLFAKKACFYYLVCRDDLEHAEEYLLEHEFRMDDIVNITEELADEAGLSDEELAGVLGLLINSRGGAAISTITTELDRGIPESDLEPTEYEGKVKNSVSKLMSFKKVDETSSIGPTVDEYNEKWNYETMIKRKTHIIEKLLESVTIEGSPDEFDDDVEQLVREDIDRRLDLRRTA, encoded by the coding sequence ATGAGTTCTAGATCAGATGTGTCGTTAGCAGTCCAGAAAGTCCTGAGATACGGGGAGCGACAGTACGACCGCGAATTCGACAATAAAGACATCGATGCACCCGGAATTCTGGAACTGCTCGACGAAGAGATTCGGGACAGTAGTGTAGAGACTGACGACTTCTCCGATTACTTCACATCACTCACTCGCCGCGATCTCTATACCGAGGGGCTGCTCCTGGGAGCTGTTCTTAATGGGAGCTATTCCAAATTCGAAATCCCCGATTATCAGCGGAACTACTCGTGGGACAAAAAACAGAATCGGCAGTTCTGGCACAGTATTCGAGACGCTCTGAGCAACGTCGGCGGAAGTGACATCCCAGAATTCTACATGGGGTCAATGTACGTCGCTGATGAACGGAATACACTCGAGATTATTGATGGCCAACAGCGCTTAACCACACTGCTTCTGGTCTTGTTGAACATTCGCCGGTATCTTACTGCGTTAGAGGAAAACACAGATCCGACTTCCCGAGACGATGTCTGGGACTTAGTCGAGTTCATTATTGGTCCCGAATGCCTCAAGGATATGCTCTACGATGGCAGACAACCAGTGTTGAGTCCGAGTGACATCGACCAGCCTTATCTCGAGCTGCTATTTCAGGAAGACGCCTCACGTACTGTATCCCACGCCGAAGGGATTGATATTGAATCCGATGGACGACGAATTGGTCTCGAGACGGTGTTAGACAAACATCTTGGCATTGACCCGAAGGACATCAACGATCACCTCTCCTCTTCTGAGCCCGGGACTATTTACTATAGTAAGTCCCACGAGCGGCTTCTGCATGCGAACCACACGTACCGAGAAGAGATTGGCAAAGTGCTAGGAGTCGTCAACGGGTGCATCGACAATACCCTAGACGCGTCGATTGAGCAGGTAGATGGCGACGAGGTCACGATAAAATGTACGACTGAAGGATACCCCGCGATGAATGTTGACCTCGTCGTCACTGACGGCGATGACATCGTCCACCGTACGCAAACAGATGAGGTGGGGAGAGAAACAATTGATCTCTCAAGCTTCCCGGACGCCAGCAAGCTCATCGCACGGAAGCACGACACAAGCCGAGTGTTCTCTTTTTCGGACGCCTCGAGCCTGGTCTCTAAGACTGATCAGTACGAAGTCATGGATTGCTACTCCGACAGTGAGGAGATTCGACTCCAGATATTTCACAATGGAGACCCGGCCAATAACACAGATGTTTCGATTAATGAGTTAGAAAAGTCGACGGACGATGACGGAATTGTTGAGTTCAGCATTCCGGAAGTCGACGATGCTGTGGATGACGAATCGGAGGACGAGCCTGACGAGGACGACGGTTCCTATACGCTCGAAGTACTGAGTATAAGTGTCTCATTCGACGAGGTTGACGACTTACAGAAGGACGAACCAATTCTGGAGCAATTGTGCTCGGACCCCAATCATCGTCCAACACTACTGATCAACATCTTCCTGATGTTACTGCACGCAATGCGGGTAGTCTACGCAGAATTTTCTCTCTCAGACGACGAGTATAAAATTGAGATTTTCCAATCGCTTAATGATCGTGGCAAGGATCTGGATGTCTCGGACATCATCCGAGCACGTGTTATTGCCTCAGATGCATCCAATCCAGGCGATTGGAACGAGATTGTCAAGCGATTTAGCGACGATGACGATACCGTCATTCAGTTCTTGAAAAACTACTTGATTGCTGAACAGGGGATTGAGAACCCGAGTGAGGAAGACGTGAAGTCACTCTTTAGTCTACGAAAAGTTGGGAATCCGGAGATTGAATCTATACTGTTAGGAAACCCAGACTCAAGCCTACAGACGCTGAACGACTACTCTGAGCGATATCACGATATCAAGGAGGCTCAACTACCCGATGATACTGATGAAATCAACGGTCTCCACATTGACGATGACAGAGATCAAAGCCTGAAAGATGAGTGCGAAGTGGTGTTTAAGCACCTCAATAGAGTCGGGAACGTTTGGGAACCCTTTGTTCTATCTGTTTACAAGAATTTCTCCGACGAGACGAATCAAGGAGAGTCAATGGTCGAGATCCTACGCACCGTTGAACGGATTATCTATCGCTACTCATTCTTTGGCCAAGACATTGCATCCACCATCATCTCGGACCTATTCCCGACGGCCTGCCAGAAATACAACTCAGGAAATCTCGACAAGTACGCTCCGGAGGAAGTTCGGAAAATGCTGAAGCGGCACTTGCCAAACGGACTCGAAGGCGATTCCGTAATTAATCAACTCGTACGCAAGGAAGGATGGACGGCTAAGAAGGTGGAAACGCTGTACTTGAAGCTCCTTGAGGACGAGCTTCTAGAAACCGATACTCGGGGCACCTATACATCGGGGCACTTCTGGGTCAATCCTGAAGCCGACCTCACAGTCGAACATATCTTCCCTCAAACGTACGTCATTAACACCGATGTTGACGCGAAGAGTGCCTGGTTAGAACACTTCTTCGATGGTGTTGACAGCGCGAAAACCATCATGCAGAAAATAGATAATCTCGATCCGAATGACCCAGAACTTTCCGAAGCAGATGAAGATGACATCACAGACCTCTTCGTGAAGGACATCGGGAATATGCTCCTGCTCATTCGGAGCGATAATTCGACGGTGAAGAACAAACTCTTCGCCAAGAAAGCGTGTTTCTACTATCTGGTCTGCCGAGATGACTTGGAACACGCCGAGGAGTATCTGCTAGAGCACGAATTTAGAATGGATGATATAGTGAACATTACCGAAGAGCTTGCGGATGAGGCTGGGCTGTCCGACGAGGAACTAGCGGGGGTTCTGGGACTACTCATCAACTCTCGTGGAGGCGCAGCCATCTCGACGATTACTACTGAATTGGATCGGGGTATTCCAGAAAGTGACCTAGAGCCAACCGAGTACGAGGGAAAAGTCAAGAACTCCGTCTCGAAGTTAATGTCATTCAAGAAAGTAGACGAAACATCTTCGATTGGTCCGACTGTGGACGAGTACAATGAGAAGTGGAATTATGAGACAATGATTAAACGTAAGACGCACATCATCGAGAAACTGCTCGAGTCAGTCACGATTGAAGGATCCCCCGACGAGTTTGACGACGACGTTGAGCAGCTCGTGAGAGAGGATATTGATCGGCGCTTAGACTTGCGACGAACTGCGTAG